The Arabidopsis thaliana chromosome 5, partial sequence genomic interval CCACGCTATCCTTGGAGcttttcttctgcttcttcttcttcagctcatcttcctcttccaacGCCCACGCGAAGTCTATTCTCCGAATCAGCGATACTCTCTTATCATCGTAATCAACATCACTACacgtcaaaaacaaaaggaataaTTTAGAAGCAAAACAATCTGGGAAGATTTTGTCTCGTTTCTCAAACACCAGACAACACTTACGAAGGAAAACGCTCGGCGCCATTTTCTTCGATAGATTCCAATCGTTTAATGGGAAGCCTGTCGAGAGAGATTTCCATGTCGCTATCCATATCgtacagaaaaaaatcttcCCGGTCAAAAATTCAGATTTTCTAGGTCGACGGTAACACAGTCCGGCCAAATCGCTTCAACGCTCCAAATCGGATATTTAGATCTAATAATCCGGGTCAAAAAAATTCCGGATCATTTTTACGGGTAAAGCCCATTAAAAGCCCAAAATATGTTGTACTCTGACTGTGCAAAACTCCTCCGTAAAACCCTTTCATTTGCATTTGGGAATCGATTGCTCTTCTTCGTAGTCGCCTTTGAATTCGCaggtatttttttgttcttcgcTTGATGGGTTCTCGTTGATTATCACTCGATTTCGTATCTGGATCTATTATAGGGTTTTCTCTTGTGTGATTCCGTGTAGTTAGAGATGGATGCTTCAGATTCGTTTTACTTTTGCTTCCATCATCGGATCAACTAAGGATTGCAGTTTTTCTGGTAGATTAAGTAGAAATGATATGTTTAGAGGATACAATCCTTAGTTTTGAATCTTAAAGTTGAATACTTTGAAGagttctctttcattttcatctaATGAGTTTTGTGTTAATGATCGGTTGTGAATTGCAGAGTGAGAAGCAATGAAGGTGAGATCATCTGTGAAGAAGATGTGTGAGTTTTGTAAAACAGTGAAACGTCGTGGACGTGTGTATGTTATATGCTCTTCCAATCCTAAGCACAAGCAAAGACAAGGGTTCAGTTCCTTTGCTTATGAAGGAATTACACCTTCCCCTTTGTAAGTGAATCTTGTATCTGGTTTTCGCTTTTGAGTAATTAGGTGTCTCATTCGGATTTTGGACGGGTTAAATACAGTGTATATTGACTACTGTGAATCACTTACTAC includes:
- a CDS encoding Ribosomal protein L36 (Ribosomal protein L36; FUNCTIONS IN: structural constituent of ribosome; INVOLVED IN: translation, ribosome biogenesis; LOCATED IN: ribosome, intracellular; EXPRESSED IN: 24 plant structures; EXPRESSED DURING: 15 growth stages; CONTAINS InterPro DOMAIN/s: Ribosomal protein L36 (InterPro:IPR000473); Has 4494 Blast hits to 4494 proteins in 2031 species: Archae - 0; Bacteria - 3621; Metazoa - 52; Fungi - 76; Plants - 607; Viruses - 0; Other Eukaryotes - 138 (source: NCBI BLink).) gives rise to the protein MKVRSSVKKMCEFCKTVKRRGRVYVICSSNPKHKQRQGFSSFAYEGITPSPLFAEPIASQELVRLPGQGVSAGLASLLHKRPMPTAYFGWRSGLASILFKQGN